From Triticum aestivum cultivar Chinese Spring chromosome 7B, IWGSC CS RefSeq v2.1, whole genome shotgun sequence:
CAAcatgagtggaattgaccgctcggagagatcacttcggtcccgatGGTCCACAATCAATtcggattgtcaaaagtgggcggccgcaCAAAAGTCAGTTGATAAGattaacccaagtggcacaaatgaggatgatAGAGTAAGTGGCATCTCATATATGTTCATCTCATACTTGTTTTTGGTGTCCGAAGTGCTAACTTGTTTGTTTTTCTTATAGTtcaacattgcacaaaacttgttcaaagaagagacGAGGAAAATCAAGaaagggaagatcaagaaaggaaggttCTTTACCTTGtctcattgctatgaagtgttaaagaatgatgagaaatggaagaatcgtgatggtttggatgatttgcatttgagcaacaaacgcaaggtggctgatgatgaggaggaggaggatgcatcaagtgatgacggcaagaaaagccccacacccaactcggtttcatactcgaagccaaaacgtccggatgggtgcaagaacgacaaaaccgaaaaaaagaagaggaaaggagatgatgagctcaaaaatgctatggaagctattgtgaaggcaagaaaagaagccaacgaggtgaggaaaatgacaaggaaccaagatgccgcggccgaggagaggaggttggcggccgaggagaggagggtggccgtcgaggagaggaaagtggcattggaggagaggaaggtgggcatggaggagcgatctaggttgttggaatgggagaagcacttgttcttcttggacacatcttcGTTCAATGGTGCGCAAAAGGAATATGTCAACCTTGCtcgtgaagaagtcttgatccaaaaaaaaGCCATGATCCGCACAacgggtggcggtggccttggtggcatgggtggcggcgccatgggaggcatggatggcttgggcgccatgggaggcatgggcgcacctccggccgccatgggaggcatgggtggctttggagcaccctctgacactatggccgccatgggaggcatgagtttcgcTACTcttatgggaggcatgggtgcacctccggccatgGGTGGAATGTCTTTTGATGTGCCTCCTCAAACACATTCCcgtgaagatgccgttgaagatcttgcgaACACCGTCGGAGTTTCACGTGATGCGATGCGTGATGAGGatagggaggaagattcatcttcggaggcggaagaatcgtcttcggaagacgaggacgaagacgaggaagatgtTTGATGTGTCTTTCATTTATATGTCTTGAACTTTactttgcattttgaacttggttggatgaacttgtgggtaTGACTTGGTTGAAAGATGTTTGTGacaaatttcacatgttcattgcattttgataATTGTTTCAAACCCATTTTGTAGCTAAGTCACGCGCGCCCGGCGAGTCGCGCGTGCTGTATTTTtgcgcgctgcattatagcgcggctgctgAAGCCAGCGCTCGCGGCCGCGCTAAACCAGCCGAAGCGCGCGCGGCAAACAGGTTTTTTGCACGCGGCgcatagcgcggctgttggagatgctcttagatatTAAATTGAGTGCCGCGCTCGTGCTCCGCGTGGACGGCAATCGCATCTTCTCCCTCCGATCTCTCATCGTACGCGCACGTTGGAGCTCTGCGATCTGTAGAGTTGACGCCATGTGACCCCTGCTCCAAAAAAGTGCCAGGCAGCCGTGAGTGCTTTGGCCCCTCCAGCCTTTGCTCCCACTTCGTCTTTCTCGTTTGGAAAGATATACTAGTACATATATTACGAGAATACAAAGCATTAATCACAGAACCAAAATGGCGTGATGTAATTTCGGCGGCTATTAATTCCGTGCATTACTAGTTTCCTCGGCAATTAATTTCTTTCAGCAATTTCCTGCTGGCTCGTCCTATCTGACTCTCGCTCCATCTctctgactctctctctctctcctattggACGGACGGTCAGACCCCTTTTGCCTTAGCCCGTAAGGTTACGTGGAAATTGTGATTTTCCTTGGCCTGCCCTTCTTGGCCAAAAATGCTAGACGTACAGGCTTTTACAGGTTTCTACAGGCTCCTTCCAAACTTTCTAAACACCCCTCCCCCTGATTTCAATGGGGTGGGCCCGTGCCTCTACTAATGACCAATTAAAAACCGCCACAACACCCTGTAAACCCCTCATGCCTGTAACATCCTGTATGTGTAGCAAAGCTCCTTCTTGGCGCATTGTTTCGTCCGTCTCGATAGTCGGAAGCTCTCTTGGGACTGACTTGGGAGGTGAGGTGAGACGGCGCGGCAGCAATGGCTCACCGGCTGCTCCACGGCACCCTCCACGCCACCATCCTGGAGGCCGACAACCTCACCAACCCCGACCGCGCCACCGGCGGCGCCCCCCAGATCTTCCGCAGGGTCAGTcactccccttccttccctctttgCACTTGCTGCAACCACGGCAGAGGGTAAGCAGAGTAGATTGCTTCCGTAGAATAGAAAACGAAGAGAAAATATCCCACTCCCTTCGAGCCCAGAGATCTGAAATCTTGCTCGGCAGCAGAGGAATTCTTGGTTTTTTTAGATGGAAGAGAAATTATTGGTTCCTGAAAGGAGATGCGAATTTTACGGTCTGCTGTTGGCTGCTAGTAGATTTGTTTCTTTGAATGCGCAGGAAGCTTGTCCGATTGGTAAAGAATCTTGTCTGGTTGCAGTTCGTGGAGGGGTTCGAGGAGACGATCGGGCGCGGCAAGGGGTCGACGCAGCTGTACGCGACCGTCGACCTCGGCAAGGCGCGCGTCGGCCGGACGCGGGTCATCGCCGGCGACCCGGTGAACCCGCGCTGGTACGAGGACTTCCACATCTactgcgcccacttcgccgccgacgTCGTCTTCACCGTCAAGGCCGCGCAGCCCATCGGCGCCACGCTCATCGGCCGCGCCTACCTCCCTGTCCGGGAGCTGCTCGACGCCGGAGGCCAGGAGATCGAGCGCCGGCTCGACGTCCTCGACCCGAGCAAGAAAAAGATTCACCACGGGCCCACGATACACGTGCGGCTCAGGTTCTGCGACGTCACTGCCAACAGCCGCGAGTGGGGCGCGGGCCTCGGCGGCGCGCGGCACCCCGGCGTGCCGTACACCTTCTTCTCCCAGCGGCCCGGGTGCAGGGTCACCCTGTACCAGGACGCGCACACCCCGGACGCGTTCGCGCCCAGGATCCCGCTCTCCGGCGGCCGGACATACCAGCAGGGGCGGTGCTGGGAGGACGTGTTCGACGCCATCAGCGACGCGCGCCACCTGATATACGTCACCGGCTGGTCGGTGTACACTGAGATCACGCTGATACGGGACGGCTCCCGGCCGCGCCCCGGCGGCGACGCCACCCTCGGCGAGCTCCTCAAGCGCAAGGCCAGCGAGGGCGTGCGCGTGCTCATGCTTGTCTGGGACGACCGCACCTCCGTCGAGTCCCTCGGCATGACGTGGGGGTACATGGGGACGCACGACGCCGAGACGGCGGAGTACTTCCGCGGCACCGACGTGCAGTGCGTCCTCTGCCCGCGGAACCCCGACATCGGCAGAAGTGCTGTCATGGGCTTGCAGACTGCCTACATGATCAGCCACCACCAGAAGATCATCGCGGTCGACCACGACATGCCGGTGAGGGGCAGCTCGAACCGCCGCCGCATCGTCAGCTTCGTCGGCGGCCTTGACCTCTGCGACGGTCGCTACGACACGCAGTTCCACTCCCTGTTCAGGACGATGGACACGGCGCACCACAAGGACTTCCACCAACCCAACTTTGTCGACACGTCCATCACCAAGGGCGGGCCGAGGGAGCCATGGCACGACATCCATGCCAAGATCGAAGGTCCGGCCGCGTGGGACATCCTCTACAACTTCGAGCAGAGGTGGAGGAAGCAAGGTGGTGACAATGACCTCCTCGTCGATCTGAGAGCCTTGGCGAACCTGATCATACCGCCGTCGACCGTGACGTTCCCCGATGACCAGGAGGCATGGAATGTGCAGGTGTTCCGGTCCATCGACGGCGGTGCGAGCTTCGGCTTTCCTAACACCCCTGAGCAAGCTGCTCGATCAGGCCTTGTCAGTGGCAAGAACAACACCCTTGACAGGAGCATCCAGGATGCCTACATCCACGCGATACGCCGCGCACAGCACTTCATCTACATTGAGAATCAGTATTTCCTTGGCAGTTCATTCGCATGGAAGGCCGACGACATAAGGCCGGAAGAAATCGAGGCGCTGCATCTGATTCCCAGAGAGCTCTCGCTGAAGATTGTGAGCAAGATTGAGGCTGGTGAGCATTTCGTGGCCTATGTGGTGGTGCCAATGTGGCCGGAAGGTGCTCCTGAAGGTGGATCTGTGCAGGCAATACTGGACTGGCAGAGAAGGACGATGGACATGATGTACCATGACATTGCCATCGCACTTGAGGCCAAGGGGATTGACGCGAGCCCGAAGGATTACCTCACCTTCTTTTGCTTAGGGAACAGGGAGGTGAAGAGGAGTGGCGAGTATGAACCTGCAGATCGTCCATTGCCTGGGTCAGGCTATGAAAAGGCACAGAACGCTCGTCGGTTCATGATCTATGTTCACTCCAAGATGATGATAGGTACGCCCCACTCCACATGTGCATGAAAGTTTTGCGGTCGTTACCATCTTATGTGCACttacatttattttatttttagaaaagaaggattaTATGCACTTACATGACATTTCAATTTGCCAACATTTCTATCTTTTAAGCATACTTAGAAGATTTTTTGTTGTCGTTATCAAAATTCTAAATATACTATCAAAATTCTAAATATACCGCCATGTCTTGCTTGGTTCATTTTACAACAGAACATGTTTTCCAGACTCCAGTTCTCTGCTTTTGTCGTCACAGATATACCTGATATTGTAACGTTCAACCTACTGTAAACTGTCAGGACATGTCTCGTGTGGTCGAAGTCAAATTTGCTCTAACATTTAGTCTGCTTGATTCCCAGTTGACGATGAGTACATCATCGTCGGATCTGCCAACATCAACCAGCGATCAATGGACGGGGGGAGGGACTCCGAGATCGCCATGGGCGCATTCCAGCCGCACCACCTGAACACCAAAGGCCAGGTTGCCAGAGGGCAGGTCCATGGCTTCCGGATGTCGCTGTGGTATGAGCACCTCGGCATGCTGCACAATGACTTCCTCAACCCGGGAAGCCGGGAGTGCGTCCAGAGGGTGAACAAGATGGCTGACAAGTACTGGGACCTCTATGCCAGTGATGAGCTGAACGACGACCTCCCCGGGCACCTTCTCA
This genomic window contains:
- the LOC123163188 gene encoding phospholipase D alpha 2, with protein sequence MAHRLLHGTLHATILEADNLTNPDRATGGAPQIFRRFVEGFEETIGRGKGSTQLYATVDLGKARVGRTRVIAGDPVNPRWYEDFHIYCAHFAADVVFTVKAAQPIGATLIGRAYLPVRELLDAGGQEIERRLDVLDPSKKKIHHGPTIHVRLRFCDVTANSREWGAGLGGARHPGVPYTFFSQRPGCRVTLYQDAHTPDAFAPRIPLSGGRTYQQGRCWEDVFDAISDARHLIYVTGWSVYTEITLIRDGSRPRPGGDATLGELLKRKASEGVRVLMLVWDDRTSVESLGMTWGYMGTHDAETAEYFRGTDVQCVLCPRNPDIGRSAVMGLQTAYMISHHQKIIAVDHDMPVRGSSNRRRIVSFVGGLDLCDGRYDTQFHSLFRTMDTAHHKDFHQPNFVDTSITKGGPREPWHDIHAKIEGPAAWDILYNFEQRWRKQGGDNDLLVDLRALANLIIPPSTVTFPDDQEAWNVQVFRSIDGGASFGFPNTPEQAARSGLVSGKNNTLDRSIQDAYIHAIRRAQHFIYIENQYFLGSSFAWKADDIRPEEIEALHLIPRELSLKIVSKIEAGEHFVAYVVVPMWPEGAPEGGSVQAILDWQRRTMDMMYHDIAIALEAKGIDASPKDYLTFFCLGNREVKRSGEYEPADRPLPGSGYEKAQNARRFMIYVHSKMMIVDDEYIIVGSANINQRSMDGGRDSEIAMGAFQPHHLNTKGQVARGQVHGFRMSLWYEHLGMLHNDFLNPGSRECVQRVNKMADKYWDLYASDELNDDLPGHLLTYPVAVTKDGTVTELPGARCFPDTAAPVLGIKSKHLPPILTT